The alpha proteobacterium U9-1i genome includes a region encoding these proteins:
- a CDS encoding peptidyl-prolyl cis-trans isomerase yields MRFMWTALAFLAVACASPATEQAAQTDTTTPPPALADILAQSPASDWRAIDPNNTIYMELPRGRVIIELAPSFAPNHVANIRALARANYYDGGGILRSQDNYVVQWGRPDEDPKPLGAGLESVAGEIARPRASLPFTPFADPDTYADEVGFSDGFPAARNRQETWMTHCYGIVGSARGDGLNSGNAGQLYVVNGQAPRHLDRNITLVGRVVQGMELLSSTQRGTEALGFYATAAERTLIRSIRVASDVPAAERTNLETLRTDSATWARVVDSRRTRRESFFANAPTGRLNICNIAAPVRAVTR; encoded by the coding sequence ATGCGCTTCATGTGGACGGCGTTGGCTTTTTTAGCGGTGGCGTGTGCGAGCCCGGCGACTGAGCAGGCGGCGCAAACCGATACGACGACGCCTCCGCCGGCGCTGGCTGACATTCTGGCGCAATCGCCAGCATCAGACTGGCGGGCGATCGATCCGAACAACACGATTTACATGGAGCTGCCGCGCGGGCGGGTGATCATCGAACTTGCGCCCAGCTTCGCGCCGAACCATGTGGCCAACATTCGCGCCTTGGCCCGGGCGAATTATTATGACGGCGGCGGCATTTTGCGCTCGCAGGACAATTACGTCGTGCAATGGGGGCGGCCGGACGAGGATCCAAAGCCGCTCGGGGCTGGGTTGGAGTCGGTGGCGGGCGAGATCGCGCGTCCGCGCGCTTCGCTTCCGTTCACGCCCTTCGCCGATCCCGATACTTACGCCGACGAAGTTGGCTTCTCCGACGGCTTCCCCGCCGCGCGCAATCGCCAAGAAACGTGGATGACGCATTGCTACGGCATCGTTGGTTCGGCGCGCGGCGATGGCCTGAATTCCGGCAACGCCGGCCAACTTTATGTCGTCAACGGCCAGGCGCCGCGCCATCTCGATCGCAACATCACGCTGGTGGGGCGCGTTGTGCAGGGGATGGAGCTTTTGTCATCGACGCAACGCGGCACGGAAGCGCTAGGCTTTTACGCCACCGCCGCTGAGCGCACGCTGATCCGCTCGATTCGTGTTGCGTCTGACGTGCCGGCGGCGGAGCGCACAAATCTCGAAACGCTGCGCACCGACAGCGCGACATGGGCGCGCGTCGTGGACTCGCGCCGCACCCGCCGCGAAAGCTTCTTCGCCAATGCGCCGACAGGCCGGCTGAATATCTGCAACATCGCCGCGCCTGTGCGCGCGGTGACCCGTTAG
- a CDS encoding probable intracellular septation protein produces MTETPASPPAKSVRSGTNQLLIDLGPIAVFVIAYNVLNRIPSMAEEAVYISTGIFIVATIATIIYCRITRGSVPPVLIVTGVLVTAFGGLTLALHDQRFIQMKPTFVYGFYAAAIFGSMLFKLNIWKLLFGHAFTLPDRIWNVLALRWGAFFVFMAILNEVIRRTQDFDFWLSSRLWLVFPLVIAFAIANTPLVLKHQPPETNDTVK; encoded by the coding sequence ATGACCGAGACGCCCGCTTCGCCGCCAGCCAAATCCGTTCGCAGCGGCACTAACCAATTGCTGATCGACCTCGGCCCGATCGCCGTTTTCGTCATTGCCTACAACGTGCTGAACCGCATTCCGTCCATGGCGGAGGAAGCGGTCTACATCTCGACCGGCATTTTCATCGTCGCGACGATCGCGACGATCATCTATTGCCGCATCACGCGCGGCAGCGTGCCACCCGTTCTGATTGTAACGGGCGTGCTGGTGACGGCGTTTGGCGGCCTCACGCTCGCGCTGCATGACCAGCGCTTCATTCAGATGAAGCCGACATTCGTCTATGGGTTTTATGCGGCTGCGATCTTCGGTTCGATGCTGTTCAAACTCAACATCTGGAAGCTGCTGTTCGGCCACGCCTTCACGCTGCCCGATCGGATTTGGAACGTCCTCGCGTTGCGCTGGGGCGCGTTCTTCGTATTCATGGCGATCCTCAACGAGGTAATCCGGCGCACCCAAGATTTCGATTTCTGGCTGAGCTCACGTCTATGGCTTGTGTTCCCGCTGGTGATCGCCTTCGCGATCGCAAATACGCCGCTTGTGTTGAAACACCAGCCGCCGGAAACAAATGACACTGTAAAGTAA